The following proteins are encoded in a genomic region of Oceanisphaera profunda:
- the ftsZ gene encoding cell division protein FtsZ: MNGIFELVNEHEQEAVIKVVGVGGGGGNAVEHMVREQLQGVEFLAINTDAQALRNSSADSTLQIGGEITKGLGAGANPEVGRDAALEDKDAIRELLQGADMVFIAAGMGGGTGTGAAPVVAEIAKELGILTVAVVTKPFAFEGKKRMNYAQQGINELVKHVDSLITIPNDKLLKVLGRGISLLDAFKAANDVLLGAVQGIAELITRPGLMNVDFADVRTVMREMGTAMMGTGTATGEDRAEEAAEKAISSPLLEDVDLAGARGILVNITAGLDMTIEEFETVGNAVKAFASENATVVVGTVLDPEITDEMRVTVVATGIGAERKPDITLVKSGTSSRDDNGMRQVETTREEQPGQMVVNADATQAKSDMDYLDIPAFLRKQAD; encoded by the coding sequence ATGAACGGAATATTTGAACTGGTTAATGAGCACGAGCAGGAAGCAGTAATTAAAGTGGTCGGCGTGGGCGGTGGTGGCGGTAACGCCGTTGAGCACATGGTGCGTGAACAGCTACAAGGCGTAGAGTTTTTAGCCATCAATACCGATGCTCAAGCGCTGCGTAATTCCAGTGCGGATAGCACGCTGCAAATTGGCGGCGAGATCACCAAAGGCTTAGGGGCGGGCGCCAATCCTGAAGTGGGTCGCGATGCGGCACTGGAAGATAAAGACGCCATTCGTGAGTTACTGCAAGGTGCCGACATGGTGTTTATCGCCGCCGGCATGGGTGGTGGTACCGGTACTGGTGCCGCACCGGTAGTGGCCGAAATCGCCAAAGAGTTGGGTATTTTGACCGTGGCCGTGGTCACTAAGCCGTTTGCCTTTGAAGGCAAAAAGCGCATGAACTACGCCCAGCAAGGGATTAATGAGCTGGTAAAACACGTCGACTCCTTAATCACTATCCCTAACGATAAGTTATTAAAAGTCTTGGGCCGTGGTATTTCTTTGTTGGATGCGTTTAAAGCCGCCAACGATGTGTTGCTGGGTGCCGTACAAGGTATCGCCGAGTTGATTACTCGCCCAGGTCTGATGAACGTTGACTTCGCCGACGTACGCACCGTTATGCGTGAAATGGGTACCGCCATGATGGGTACCGGCACCGCTACCGGTGAAGACCGCGCCGAAGAAGCCGCCGAAAAAGCCATTTCTAGCCCGCTGTTGGAAGATGTGGATTTGGCCGGTGCGCGCGGTATTTTGGTGAACATTACCGCCGGCCTCGATATGACCATCGAAGAGTTTGAAACGGTCGGTAATGCGGTGAAGGCGTTTGCTTCAGAAAATGCCACTGTAGTAGTGGGCACCGTATTGGACCCAGAAATTACCGATGAAATGCGCGTGACTGTAGTGGCCACCGGTATTGGAGCCGAGCGTAAGCCCGATATCACCTTGGTGAAATCCGGTACCAGCAGTCGCGATGACAACGGCATGCGTCAAGTAGAAACAACTCGTGAAGAGCAGCCTGGCCAGATGGTGGTCAACGCCGACGCCACACAAGCTAAGTCAGATATGGACTACTTAGATATTCCGGCTTTCTTGCGCAAGCAAGCGGACTAA
- the lpxC gene encoding UDP-3-O-acyl-N-acetylglucosamine deacetylase yields the protein MIRQRTLKNTVQATGIGLHSGHKVQMTFIPAPANTGIVFRRTDLNPQVEIKADAALVKDTMLCTALINEDGVRVSTIEHLSAALAGLGIDNLFIEVDAPEVPVMDGSSHPFIYLLQSGGIRELNALKRFIRIKKTVRVEDGDKWAEFRPYNAGFKMDLTIDFDHPAFAGESQHLVLDFSGAAFVKELSRARTFGFMRDIEYLHSQNLALGGSLENAVVLDEYKVLNEDGLRYPNEFVKHKMLDAIGDLYMCNHSILGEFCAYKTGHALNNTLLRAMLADAEAWEMITFDEQGAESPIRYYDPAFSHA from the coding sequence ATGATTAGACAACGAACGTTAAAGAATACCGTGCAAGCCACAGGAATAGGGCTGCACTCCGGCCACAAGGTACAAATGACCTTTATTCCTGCGCCGGCTAACACAGGTATAGTGTTTCGTCGTACCGATCTGAACCCGCAGGTCGAGATCAAGGCCGATGCGGCCTTGGTGAAAGACACCATGCTGTGCACCGCGTTAATTAATGAAGACGGTGTACGGGTGTCGACCATAGAACACTTATCTGCAGCGCTGGCGGGGCTTGGCATCGATAACTTGTTTATCGAAGTGGATGCACCCGAAGTGCCGGTGATGGATGGCAGTTCTCATCCATTTATCTACTTGTTGCAGTCTGGCGGTATTCGCGAGCTGAACGCCTTGAAGCGCTTTATCCGCATCAAGAAGACAGTGCGCGTGGAAGACGGTGATAAATGGGCTGAGTTTCGCCCTTATAACGCCGGCTTTAAGATGGACTTGACCATCGACTTTGACCACCCTGCTTTTGCGGGTGAAAGTCAGCATTTGGTGTTGGACTTCTCCGGTGCGGCTTTTGTTAAAGAGCTAAGCCGAGCGCGTACCTTTGGTTTTATGCGGGATATTGAATATCTGCACTCGCAAAACTTAGCACTGGGCGGCAGCTTAGAAAACGCTGTGGTCTTGGATGAGTACAAGGTGTTGAACGAAGACGGATTACGTTATCCAAACGAGTTCGTTAAACACAAGATGCTGGACGCCATCGGCGATCTGTATATGTGTAACCACAGTATCTTGGGTGAGTTCTGTGCCTATAAAACCGGCCATGCACTCAACAATACCTTGTTGCGCGCCATGTTAGCGGATGCAGAAGCTTGGGAGATGATCACCTTCGATGAGCAAGGTGCAGAGTCGCCAATTCGTTACTACGATCCGGCTTTCAGCCACGCTTAA
- a CDS encoding M23 family metallopeptidase produces MQESSTQPAAIAAATVAPHAHFSWSKFWSQSRGLLLVTLISLAAALFFYSQWQSAQRQQLVLSAQLEQQKRLQQRELGRIGQRLGQLQAELAQVSQMGNRLVNDYDLVDELPVARVDNNLLQRPFNGFADLNQTLAQVMTQTQEYGITLVALESMLLNLHINEITQIQGHPVPGISQLSSGFGQRRDPFSGRARWHRGLDFRGKQGEPIAATAAGVVSLSEHHRDFGNMVEISHGQGWITRYAHLDTQLVEVGEHVEQGQLIARMGRTGRATGVHLHYEVLKGNKQLNPARFIPN; encoded by the coding sequence ATGCAAGAATCCTCTACGCAACCCGCTGCCATAGCCGCCGCCACTGTTGCTCCGCACGCCCATTTTTCTTGGTCCAAGTTCTGGTCCCAGTCTCGCGGGTTACTGTTAGTTACTTTGATATCCTTGGCGGCGGCGTTATTTTTTTATAGCCAATGGCAAAGCGCCCAGCGCCAGCAATTAGTATTGAGTGCCCAGCTTGAGCAACAAAAACGCCTGCAGCAGCGCGAATTGGGCCGTATCGGCCAACGCTTAGGCCAATTACAAGCGGAATTAGCCCAAGTGAGCCAGATGGGTAATCGACTGGTGAATGATTATGACTTGGTGGACGAGCTGCCGGTTGCCCGCGTAGATAACAACTTATTACAGCGCCCCTTTAACGGTTTTGCCGACCTCAATCAGACCTTGGCGCAGGTGATGACACAAACGCAAGAGTACGGCATCACGCTGGTAGCACTTGAATCTATGCTGTTGAACCTCCATATCAATGAAATCACACAAATTCAGGGCCACCCCGTTCCCGGGATTAGCCAACTGAGCTCAGGTTTTGGTCAGCGTCGCGATCCCTTTAGTGGTCGTGCCCGTTGGCACCGAGGTTTAGACTTTAGAGGTAAGCAAGGTGAGCCTATTGCCGCGACGGCTGCGGGTGTGGTTAGCTTGTCTGAACATCACAGAGATTTTGGCAACATGGTGGAGATAAGCCATGGCCAAGGTTGGATCACCCGATATGCGCATCTGGACACGCAATTAGTCGAAGTGGGCGAGCATGTAGAACAAGGGCAACTTATTGCCCGCATGGGACGTACCGGACGTGCAACCGGCGTGCATTTGCATTACGAAGTATTAAAAGGCAATAAACAGCTGAATCCAGCGCGGTTTATACCTAATTAG
- the secA gene encoding preprotein translocase subunit SecA: MITKFFTMIVGSRNDRTLKRMRKVVDEINAMEPKFDALSDSELQAKTAEFRQRLEQGETLEQLLPEAFATVRAASRRVFEMRHFDVQMIGGMVLHNNQIAEMKTGEGKTLTGTLPVYLNALTGRGVHVITVNDYLARRDAEANRPLFEFLGMTVDCNLAGMDSSEKHAAYAADITYGTNNEFGFDYLRDNMAFSPQQRVQRPLYYALIDEVDSVLIDEARTPLIISGPAEDSSELYIRINTLIPKLVKQDKEDTEDYIGDGHYTVDEKNKQALLTENGQIFVEEELKRMGLIEEDDSLFSASNITLLAHVNAGLRAHTLFERDVDYIVKDDEVIIVDEHTGRTMPGRRWSEGLHQAVEAREGVKIQNENQTLASITFQNFFRLYEKLAGMTGTADTEAFEFQHIYGLDTVVIPTNKPMVRNDMGDLVYLTAPEKYLAIVEDIKGCVERGQPVLVGTVSIENSELLSGILDKEGIAHRVLNAKFHESEAEIIAEAGQSGVVTIATNMAGRGTDIVLGGNWQSEIDKLEAPSEQQIAEIKADWKVRHDTVVAAGGLHIIGTERHESRRIDNQLRGRAGRQGDAGSSRFYLSMEDALMRIFASDRVTGMMKKLGMEEGEAIEHPWVSRAIENAQRKVETRNFDIRKNLLEFDDVANDQRKVIYEQRNELLDATDISETITVIREDVINGIVDEYIPPQSLEELWDVPGLEHRLMADFGLEVPVSAWLKENDKLHDEQIREQILAMAAQAYTDKETVVGPEVIRQFESSVMLQTLDTLWKEHLAAMDHLRQGIHLRGYAQKNPKQEYKRESYELFTQLLENLKREVISILSRVKVQSQEEVEAVEEQRRTAAESQSQSYSHASADSLLEEEAPTDAAEPMPFVRDGQKIGRNDACPCGSGKKYKQCHGKLN, encoded by the coding sequence ATGATCACTAAATTTTTTACCATGATAGTGGGTAGTCGTAACGACAGAACGCTTAAGCGCATGCGCAAAGTTGTAGATGAAATTAATGCCATGGAGCCTAAGTTTGATGCGCTTTCTGACAGCGAGCTGCAGGCTAAAACCGCCGAGTTTCGCCAACGCCTAGAGCAGGGTGAAACCCTAGAGCAGTTATTGCCGGAAGCCTTTGCCACCGTGCGTGCCGCTTCGCGCCGGGTGTTTGAAATGCGTCATTTCGATGTGCAGATGATTGGCGGCATGGTGTTGCATAACAATCAAATCGCCGAGATGAAAACCGGTGAAGGCAAAACCCTGACCGGTACTTTACCGGTGTATTTGAATGCCTTGACGGGCCGTGGTGTACACGTGATCACGGTTAACGACTATCTTGCGCGCCGCGATGCGGAAGCCAACCGTCCCTTGTTTGAATTCTTAGGCATGACCGTCGATTGCAACTTGGCGGGTATGGACTCATCTGAAAAGCATGCGGCTTATGCGGCAGACATTACTTACGGTACTAACAACGAATTTGGTTTCGACTATCTGCGTGACAACATGGCGTTTTCACCGCAACAGCGGGTACAGCGTCCGCTGTATTACGCACTGATCGATGAAGTAGACTCGGTATTAATCGATGAAGCACGTACGCCTTTGATTATTTCTGGTCCCGCCGAAGACAGCTCTGAGCTGTATATTCGCATCAATACCTTGATCCCGAAATTGGTTAAGCAAGATAAAGAAGACACCGAAGATTATATTGGCGATGGCCACTACACGGTAGATGAGAAAAACAAACAGGCGTTGCTGACCGAAAATGGCCAGATCTTCGTTGAAGAAGAGCTCAAGCGTATGGGGCTTATCGAAGAAGATGACTCACTGTTCTCTGCCAGTAACATTACGCTGTTGGCCCACGTAAATGCGGGCCTGCGTGCTCATACCTTATTTGAGCGCGACGTGGATTACATCGTTAAAGATGATGAAGTGATCATCGTTGATGAGCACACCGGCCGTACTATGCCGGGCCGTCGTTGGTCAGAAGGTTTGCATCAGGCAGTGGAAGCCCGCGAAGGGGTGAAGATCCAAAACGAAAACCAAACCTTGGCCTCGATCACCTTCCAAAACTTCTTTAGATTATATGAAAAACTGGCCGGTATGACGGGGACCGCCGATACCGAAGCCTTTGAGTTTCAGCACATCTATGGCCTAGATACGGTGGTTATCCCCACTAACAAACCCATGGTTCGTAACGACATGGGCGACTTGGTGTATTTAACTGCCCCTGAGAAATATCTGGCGATAGTGGAAGATATTAAAGGCTGTGTTGAACGCGGTCAGCCGGTACTCGTAGGTACTGTTTCCATTGAAAACTCTGAATTGTTGTCCGGTATTTTGGACAAAGAAGGCATTGCGCATCGGGTGTTGAACGCTAAGTTCCACGAAAGTGAAGCTGAAATTATCGCCGAAGCGGGTCAGTCAGGTGTGGTGACTATCGCCACTAACATGGCGGGTCGGGGTACGGATATCGTACTGGGCGGCAACTGGCAGTCAGAAATCGACAAGTTAGAAGCACCGAGTGAGCAGCAAATTGCCGAGATTAAAGCCGACTGGAAAGTGCGTCACGATACAGTAGTAGCCGCCGGTGGTTTGCATATTATTGGCACCGAGCGTCATGAGTCGCGTCGTATCGATAACCAGCTGCGCGGTCGTGCGGGTCGTCAAGGTGATGCGGGTTCGAGCCGTTTCTATCTGTCGATGGAAGATGCCTTGATGCGTATCTTCGCTTCAGACCGGGTAACCGGCATGATGAAGAAATTAGGCATGGAAGAAGGCGAGGCCATTGAACACCCTTGGGTGAGCCGCGCCATCGAAAACGCCCAGCGCAAAGTAGAAACTCGCAACTTCGACATTCGTAAAAACTTACTCGAGTTTGATGACGTCGCTAACGATCAACGTAAAGTTATCTATGAGCAGCGTAACGAGTTGCTGGATGCCACCGATATTAGCGAAACCATTACCGTGATCCGTGAAGATGTGATCAACGGCATTGTAGATGAGTATATTCCGCCTCAGTCTCTGGAAGAGTTATGGGATGTGCCGGGCCTTGAGCACCGCTTGATGGCCGACTTTGGTCTAGAAGTGCCGGTCAGCGCTTGGTTGAAAGAAAACGACAAGCTGCACGACGAACAAATTCGCGAGCAAATACTGGCCATGGCCGCCCAAGCTTACACGGATAAAGAAACCGTGGTGGGTCCTGAAGTGATCCGCCAGTTTGAAAGCTCTGTGATGCTGCAAACGCTGGATACTTTGTGGAAGGAGCATTTGGCCGCCATGGATCATTTGCGCCAAGGTATTCATTTGCGCGGTTATGCACAAAAGAACCCTAAGCAAGAGTACAAGCGTGAGTCGTACGAGCTGTTTACTCAGCTGCTAGAAAACCTGAAACGTGAAGTGATCAGCATACTGAGCCGGGTTAAGGTACAGAGCCAAGAAGAAGTAGAGGCAGTAGAAGAACAACGTCGAACCGCCGCAGAGAGTCAGTCTCAGAGCTATAGCCATGCCTCGGCTGATAGCTTACTCGAAGAGGAAGCGCCCACCGACGCCGCTGAGCCTATGCCCTTCGTGCGTGATGGCCAAAAAATTGGTCGTAACGATGCTTGCCCTTGTGGCTCGGGTAAAAAGTACAAGCAATGCCACGGTAAATTAAACTAA
- a CDS encoding methyl-accepting chemotaxis protein, giving the protein MKNLTLKALIRLMFLVVLAVALVFGAALYFLLQSQKNVSHTQEVRYQSFNASNQLRMYSLELSNDIRNYVVTGRTDILNHYLDTMAMTQGQTPRHSNRTISNEAMLAELPLSPSEHALLEKGRQGTVVMGELEEKAIALVKAGRSEEAIPLVFGAEYDAGRKLMGNSVNTAISELLGRQAKQLAQENARNQQMVTLMIVLVLALVLLSLLLGWTLKRMVLLPLGAEPSEMERVAAAIAEGDLSLTFNANATGVYAKLQHMSERLREVIGHIHQSSHSLSAAAEETSAISLQTSANLSRQQLDTEQVAAAINQMSATVQEVSHNTSLAATSARSANDAAEQGKIVVQQTVVSIGRLADDVQATGRVVQSLADSSQQISTVVQVIQDIADRTNLLALNAAIEAARAGDQGRGFAVVASEVRDLAEQTQKSSQVIVTTIAKLQDDAKQAMAAMNNGREQAELTVGQAHEAEQALALISAAVQTINDMNTQIATAVEEQATVTEDISRNLTLIQGVGEETATGAEQTAGASRELSELAAGLQQLVQGFRLGSLKRAHN; this is encoded by the coding sequence TTGAAAAATTTAACCTTGAAAGCGTTGATTCGCTTGATGTTCTTGGTGGTGTTAGCGGTGGCCTTAGTGTTTGGCGCCGCCTTGTATTTCTTATTACAGTCGCAGAAAAACGTCAGCCACACCCAAGAAGTGCGTTACCAGTCTTTTAATGCCAGCAATCAGCTGCGCATGTATTCCCTCGAATTATCTAACGACATCCGCAACTATGTGGTGACGGGTCGGACCGACATTCTCAATCACTATCTTGATACTATGGCCATGACACAGGGCCAAACACCTCGTCACAGTAATCGCACCATTTCTAATGAAGCCATGTTAGCGGAGCTGCCATTATCCCCCTCGGAACATGCCTTATTAGAAAAAGGTCGCCAAGGTACAGTGGTGATGGGTGAGCTGGAAGAAAAAGCCATTGCCCTCGTCAAAGCGGGCCGCAGTGAAGAGGCCATCCCCTTGGTGTTTGGAGCCGAGTACGATGCCGGACGCAAGCTAATGGGCAATTCGGTAAATACTGCCATTAGCGAACTACTGGGCCGCCAAGCGAAGCAACTTGCACAAGAAAACGCGCGTAATCAGCAAATGGTGACGCTGATGATAGTGTTAGTGTTAGCTTTGGTATTGTTAAGTCTGTTATTGGGCTGGACGCTAAAGCGCATGGTGTTATTGCCACTCGGAGCTGAACCCAGTGAAATGGAGCGGGTCGCGGCGGCGATTGCGGAAGGGGATTTAAGTCTTACCTTTAATGCTAATGCCACGGGTGTGTATGCCAAGCTACAACATATGAGCGAAAGGCTACGTGAAGTTATTGGCCATATTCACCAGTCCAGCCATAGCTTATCGGCGGCGGCAGAAGAAACCTCGGCTATCTCTTTACAAACCAGCGCTAACTTAAGCCGCCAGCAACTAGACACGGAGCAAGTGGCTGCTGCTATTAATCAGATGTCGGCTACCGTACAAGAGGTGTCTCATAACACCAGTTTAGCGGCCACCTCGGCGCGTTCAGCTAACGATGCCGCTGAGCAGGGCAAAATAGTAGTGCAGCAAACTGTGGTCTCTATTGGCCGCTTGGCAGACGATGTGCAAGCTACAGGTCGCGTAGTGCAATCACTGGCTGACAGTAGCCAGCAGATCAGTACCGTCGTGCAAGTAATTCAAGATATCGCCGATAGAACCAACCTCTTGGCACTCAACGCCGCCATTGAAGCGGCGCGTGCTGGCGACCAAGGCCGCGGTTTTGCGGTGGTGGCCTCTGAGGTACGAGACTTGGCGGAGCAAACGCAAAAGTCCTCACAAGTCATAGTCACCACTATTGCTAAGTTACAAGATGACGCCAAGCAAGCGATGGCCGCCATGAATAACGGCCGAGAGCAAGCAGAGCTCACCGTAGGGCAGGCACATGAAGCGGAACAAGCCTTGGCGCTAATCAGTGCTGCCGTACAAACCATCAATGATATGAATACCCAAATCGCCACTGCTGTAGAAGAGCAGGCCACGGTTACCGAAGACATCAGCCGTAATTTGACTCTAATCCAAGGTGTAGGGGAAGAAACTGCCACCGGCGCTGAGCAAACTGCTGGTGCTAGCCGGGAGTTGTCAGAGCTGGCGGCAGGGCTACAGCAATTGGTGCAAGGTTTTCGCTTAGGCTCACTAAAACGAGCCCATAACTAA
- a CDS encoding methyl-accepting chemotaxis protein: protein MYKNLTLKAVIRLVFLVVLSIALLLGGSLFFLLQSQQAVVNAQTDLFNYFNKAGMVRLYSTEKSTAIRDYVVTGNPEQLSVYQKANDVTEGRAARVDATTMSDTEMLAEMNMTTAERSTLDQGQRAVSLMDKLEEQAIGLMQSGRQEQAQQLVLSAQYDAARLEAVTTVDEFISLLLERLFGTVAQEEQRNSTMVTIMVSLVVLLVAFSLLLGWTLKRMVLVPLGAEPSEMERVANSIANGDLSSQFAANATGVYGKLQHMNNNLRELIGHIHESSNSLSAAAEQTSAVSLQTSANLSRQQQDTDQVAAAINQMSATVQEVSQNTSLAASSARSANEAAEQGKVVVQQTVASISRLADDVTATGRVVQSLADSSNQISSVVQVIQEIADRTNLLALNAAIEAARAGEQGRGFAVVASEVRNLAEQTQHSSQEIVTTIAKLQEDAKQAIAAMSGGRQQAELTVGQAQEAEQALALISDAVQTIHDMNTQIATAVEEQATVTEDISRNLTTIHEMGDETAQGANQTASASRELTELASGLQQLVQGFRLEGRGSRYRG, encoded by the coding sequence ATGTATAAAAATTTAACCTTAAAGGCGGTGATCCGTCTGGTTTTTTTGGTAGTGCTGAGCATAGCGCTACTGTTAGGTGGTTCTTTGTTTTTTCTGCTGCAATCGCAACAAGCGGTCGTTAACGCACAAACTGATCTCTTTAATTACTTTAATAAAGCCGGCATGGTGCGCCTTTATTCCACCGAGAAATCGACGGCTATTCGAGATTACGTCGTCACCGGTAATCCCGAGCAGCTGAGTGTTTATCAAAAAGCCAATGATGTGACCGAAGGACGAGCCGCACGTGTGGACGCCACTACTATGTCAGACACTGAGATGCTAGCAGAAATGAACATGACCACCGCCGAGCGCAGCACGCTGGATCAAGGCCAAAGGGCGGTGAGCCTAATGGATAAATTAGAAGAGCAGGCGATCGGCTTAATGCAGTCAGGTCGCCAAGAGCAAGCGCAACAATTGGTGCTTAGTGCCCAGTATGATGCCGCTCGCTTAGAAGCCGTGACCACAGTCGATGAATTTATTTCTTTATTGCTGGAACGCTTATTTGGCACCGTGGCCCAAGAAGAGCAGCGCAATAGCACCATGGTGACCATTATGGTGTCGCTAGTAGTGTTGTTAGTGGCTTTTAGCTTATTGCTAGGGTGGACTTTAAAGCGCATGGTCTTGGTACCACTGGGTGCCGAGCCCAGTGAAATGGAGCGGGTGGCCAACTCCATTGCCAATGGTGATTTAAGCTCACAGTTTGCCGCCAATGCCACCGGTGTTTACGGTAAATTACAGCATATGAATAATAATCTGCGTGAGCTGATCGGTCATATCCATGAGTCGAGCAATAGCTTATCGGCGGCGGCGGAACAAACCTCGGCGGTGTCTCTACAAACCAGTGCTAATCTAAGCCGACAGCAGCAAGATACCGATCAAGTGGCCGCGGCCATTAATCAGATGTCGGCCACAGTGCAAGAAGTGTCACAGAACACCAGCTTAGCCGCCTCTTCCGCACGTTCGGCCAATGAAGCCGCCGAGCAGGGGAAAGTGGTAGTTCAGCAAACCGTGGCCTCCATTAGCCGCTTGGCGGATGACGTAACCGCTACCGGTCGGGTGGTGCAATCATTAGCCGACAGTAGTAATCAAATTAGCTCAGTGGTACAAGTTATCCAAGAAATCGCTGATCGTACCAATTTGCTGGCCTTAAACGCCGCCATAGAAGCGGCTCGCGCTGGCGAGCAAGGTCGCGGTTTTGCGGTCGTGGCCTCTGAGGTGCGTAATCTGGCCGAGCAAACTCAACATTCTTCCCAAGAAATAGTCACCACTATTGCTAAGTTACAAGAAGATGCTAAACAAGCCATAGCGGCCATGTCGGGCGGGCGCCAGCAAGCGGAGCTTACCGTAGGCCAAGCCCAAGAAGCCGAGCAAGCCTTGGCGTTGATCAGTGATGCGGTACAAACCATTCATGATATGAATACCCAAATCGCGACTGCCGTGGAAGAACAAGCCACCGTCACCGAAGATATTAGTCGTAATTTGACCACCATTCATGAGATGGGTGATGAAACGGCCCAAGGTGCTAATCAAACCGCCAGTGCTAGCCGTGAACTCACCGAGTTGGCGTCTGGCCTGCAGCAATTGGTACAAGGCTTTAGATTAGAGGGCCGAGGCTCGCGTTATCGTGGATAA
- a CDS encoding 1-acylglycerol-3-phosphate O-acyltransferase: protein MLKLLRIFLLTLAMVLVFILGTVICVLRPRHPNNVYLLGRLFNKACILVGLKVIFRGYEHVKDLQSAVYIANHQSNWDIIALTGAVMPRTVAIGKSSLFWIPLFGQLFWLSGNLLINRENKAKAASTIGKVVDKIRQRNMSIWMFPEGTRSKGQGLLPFKTGAFHIALQAQVPLVPIACSSYFGQVDLNRWDNGELIVEIMPPISVEGYEPKQIRDLLKHSRSILSNRIAELDLEARRP from the coding sequence ATGTTAAAGCTGTTGCGAATCTTCTTACTGACGCTAGCCATGGTGTTGGTGTTTATCTTGGGCACCGTGATTTGTGTGTTGCGCCCCCGCCACCCTAATAATGTCTACCTGCTGGGGCGCTTATTTAATAAAGCCTGTATTCTGGTGGGCTTAAAAGTGATCTTTCGCGGCTATGAGCACGTCAAAGATTTACAATCGGCGGTGTATATCGCCAACCACCAAAGTAACTGGGACATTATTGCGCTAACCGGAGCTGTGATGCCGCGTACTGTGGCCATTGGTAAGAGCAGTCTGTTTTGGATACCCTTGTTTGGGCAGTTATTTTGGCTGAGTGGCAACCTGCTGATCAACCGTGAAAACAAAGCCAAGGCAGCCAGCACCATCGGCAAGGTAGTGGATAAAATTCGCCAGCGTAATATGTCAATTTGGATGTTTCCTGAGGGCACACGCAGTAAAGGCCAAGGCTTATTGCCCTTTAAAACCGGCGCCTTTCATATTGCCTTACAAGCCCAAGTGCCCTTAGTGCCGATTGCGTGTTCCAGCTATTTTGGCCAAGTTGACTTAAATCGCTGGGATAACGGCGAATTAATCGTCGAAATTATGCCGCCGATATCGGTTGAGGGCTATGAGCCTAAGCAAATTAGAGATTTGCTCAAACACAGTCGGAGCATTTTAAGCAATCGCATCGCTGAGCTTGATCTTGAAGCGCGTCGGCCTTGA
- the rraB gene encoding ribonuclease E inhibitor RraB: protein MSELQHWQDETNEIITSLLEDGSNPTALYTLEHHFSGQDFDKLEKAALDCFKLEYEVTDAEEIALETGQTLLSFDAITDGPLELAAIMEQINELLPIAQKYGLEYDGWGTYFEE from the coding sequence ATGAGTGAACTGCAACATTGGCAAGATGAAACCAATGAGATTATTACCTCTTTGTTAGAAGACGGCAGCAACCCGACCGCCTTGTATACTTTAGAGCATCACTTTTCTGGCCAAGACTTTGATAAGCTTGAGAAAGCGGCCTTAGACTGCTTTAAATTAGAGTACGAAGTGACGGATGCGGAAGAGATAGCCCTAGAAACCGGGCAGACCTTATTGAGCTTCGATGCCATTACCGACGGCCCGCTTGAGTTAGCCGCCATCATGGAGCAGATCAACGAACTGCTGCCTATCGCTCAGAAATACGGCCTCGAATACGACGGCTGGGGCACTTACTTCGAAGAATAA
- a CDS encoding GNAT family N-acetyltransferase codes for MQYRLTNPDLAIPTNRHYRLLRLNEHYDAPLAALIRQVSAEYGLTADKGYSVADPQLDKLSQLYQTPDTGYWLLVENDGTLVGGAGFAPVPGHAGVCELQKMYLLAGARGQGLGRWLADKVLQEASLRGYHSCYLETTPLLPEALHLYQKLGFTPCPRLGNSGHDDCEITLILGL; via the coding sequence ATGCAGTACCGCTTAACAAATCCCGATTTAGCCATTCCAACCAACCGTCACTATCGCCTACTGAGGCTTAACGAGCACTATGACGCGCCGCTTGCCGCCTTGATTCGTCAGGTATCGGCGGAGTACGGCCTTACCGCGGATAAAGGTTACAGCGTGGCCGATCCGCAATTAGATAAGCTGAGTCAGCTGTATCAAACGCCAGATACTGGTTATTGGTTGTTAGTAGAGAACGATGGCACTTTAGTTGGCGGCGCCGGTTTTGCACCAGTGCCAGGCCATGCTGGTGTGTGTGAGCTACAGAAAATGTATTTATTGGCAGGTGCGCGCGGCCAAGGGTTAGGTCGTTGGCTGGCAGATAAGGTGCTGCAAGAGGCGAGTTTACGGGGTTATCACAGTTGTTATCTTGAAACCACGCCGCTATTACCCGAAGCATTGCACTTATACCAGAAACTGGGTTTCACGCCCTGCCCGCGCTTAGGCAATAGCGGCCATGATGACTGCGAAATTACGCTGATACTGGGATTGTGA